The genomic interval CTTGTGAACAGTGTCAGGGACTTCTTTGATTCTGACCTTCGACCTTTGACTGTGATTTTATTGAGTCAATTAGGAATGGGAGGGTTGTCAAGATCTGTGCACAATATCCATCCATACCCAATTATTCCTGGCCAGGGTCGTAGAAGGGGCTGgatcctatcccagcatgcattgggtgagaggcaggaattcaccctggacagttcgcctGTCCATCGCAGGGTactcacaccattcactcacacactcatacctaggtgCATtaagactctccaattaacctaacctgcatgtttttggactgcaggaggaaaccggagtacccagaggaaatccACGATGACATGAGGAGAACGTGCAATATCATCTCATTAAAACAGttcttatataaatataatttgcttGTCAATCCTGCTTGTCAGTCTACCAGTTTAGTACAATGATTGTAATGATGCAGGCTCTCGTTAAGGAGACTGTATTGTAACCTTGAGCAGAGTGCCTGTTCAGTAGGCGCAGCAGCAGTAATCATCATCaactgcttcttcttcttcttcttcttcttcttctgcgtCAACTTAATTATAGATATcactataattataattaatcaCTATCATTTTTAACATAGTAATCTTTTTAGAAAGTATTTTAATGAGAAGGGGGAAAGAGCTCGATTGGTCGCCAGCTACAGTATTGCTCCgcttcagtaaaatgtttcaaagcTGCTCTTAAACCAAGAGGGAGGTAATcgaaataggaaaaaaaacaaaaaggtggcACGTCGAAATAATTATCATGATCAAACACGAAAACACTCGCTTCAAacatgtgtgttttattccCCATGAAGAATGCCATTATTTGCCTTAACAATTCCGCAAAGCCCCGCGCGAGGCGCGCAACTGACACATTACCGCGTGCTAACAACGCCAGCGTTTGTGTCTGACGCTTTGAAAAGCCACGGTTTCGCCagatgttttgcttttttccccagagaCATCAAAAGTGTAATTATTTGTGAGGACTCTTGTTGTCCACAGACGTCTCCTCgcagtgaaaaacaaacacataaatctTCGCGACACCCTTAGAGTTGGACGCATTCTCAAAAGCGGTTTCGTTCAGCTCGCTGTTAATGGAGAACACGTACTATATTTCATGCGAATTAAAAACCGAGTACAAACAGCCGACAGAATAAATCCGacgtttaatttttttccccataagaGGGCGCCATTGCATTAAAACCGTTTGGTCTTGTCTTTAAAATAGTGGTGTTGATCAGAAACCATAACGAGGGTTGCCGGACAGTTAGAAATTCTCTCTTAGTGTACAGGCTACTGCAATATCTAAGAAATGTGGTAGAGAAGGCATTATTTTGGCATGATCCCAGTTTTGAATGAACATGTGAAAATGagttaaatacattaaatttacatataatttaaatatgagATTGCATTTATCACTTGAACCTTATTTCTCCACCttgtttcagtatttcagtTAATAATATGAAGTGAAATGTCTGGCTTAGTCTGAAAAAAGATTATTATCATTTGAACGGAAACATAGTGGACGGGAACCGAGTTATCCATAACATATTATTCATTGTAAATCTACTTGTAATAGAAGAATTTCTGAGGAGAAGTCGAGAAACGCAATGTGcataacattaattaaaattagcCTGCCTGTGATCGGTTCTGTGTGTATCATCGTGTTAAACTGGTTGGTGAAGAGTCTAATTCAGACCTGAATGACGCATATCAGATAGTATCAAATGCGTGGCTTGAATTGGATGAAGTTGTCTATGTGCATTTTCCCCGGTAATATTTTGCGATGTTTCCAAGGATCCACAAAATATCGCCTGTATCTTTCTCGTCCCTATATATTTTTCTCCTTTCAGTTGATCTGATCACATTCAAGACTTCGCACAACTAAGAAGTGAACGGCCGTCACATTATTAATTAGCCTAGTATATATGATAATACGCAGCCGACTTTTGATTATATTGATATGTGAACATTTCCTCACgtgttagttttgttttgtctgatttgTGCTTCAGAAGTCAGGTGAGACAAGATCAGGTTTTCATTGCAACTTGAACAATGgataatcacatttattatttgtttttgtttttttattaaacaagcATACTTGATTGTATatactaataaataatatttcagcGGACATGAATTATACATTcgtcatttatttatacaaaggAAAAGTCTCTTTTAGTCCGTCTCACAATATGCATTAAGACAGAACTGACATAAGCAGATATTCTACAATTACGCCCTGCGGAAACTTCTTGGACCTCGGTCTGTTAAGCAAAATGCACAAATAGCCTACGACTTAATGGGTATAGTGAGGATTCCGGTGTGTCTGCAATAGTAAGTTCCTTCAGTCTGAAATCAACGGTTCCGATCATGATCTATAGGTCAAAATTTTCGTAGGAGGAGGGTTCTTCCTCTGATCGAACTGATACTTTGAAATGACGCCGTAAAAACCCCCCATATCTTTTCTGATTGTCCCATTTGAGTTTTGGTCGAATCCTCCGCATGAAACCTCCGTAACGTTTTTGTAACTCTTCTTGGCCACCTTCCTCTCCGGAGTCACTTCTCTTTGGGCCAAATTTTCTCAAGAAACCTCCGTACCGTTTCTCTTCGTTGATGGCCGTGTCATCGTCGTAGATCGCGGCCTCGTCCTCCGAAGAACGATCTCCGCGCTGGGTGTCCTGCAAAAGCTCCGGGATGTCTCTTTCCCAAAATTTTCTCAGCGAATTCCCGTATTTTTTGGCAAACATGCCTTTCAGGTAAGCATTTTCACGCGAgggagaatttatttttttgtttttctcgaTCCTCTTAATGAATCCGCCGTAACGCTTGACCACATTAGCAATGGAAGTTTCCTGCTGGTCTCCAGTCTCAGACGCGCTGGGCGGTTGCTCGTTTCTGTCGTTGAACCCGCCCTGACCGGCGGAAAATAACTCTAAAGCCTTCTCGCATTTATCTAATTCTACTGTGGAGGAAAGGGTCCCTTCGCACTCTAAAGTGCAAGtctggaaaaggaaaagaaagagttAAGCAATATTAGACGGGGAAATATCAAGCAAGACCTCCAGGTGTGCGCGCATAGCGAATGATTCCTCGGGCGATATTAATTAGCATTGCAATTACAATTAATTTACgaaatgcactgaaataatGCATACTTGAGATGCAGCCTTCATTATTACAAGCAATAGCAATTGCGGCGTGTGTTTTTGGAATAACCGAAGATTCTTTTGAAGGAGTAATGGATACAACTCTACCATCCATTAACAAAGAAACTGTATTAGGTATCACTCATGGTTTCCACGTGTTTCCAATGTGCATTCTTGATTGTCAATCAGTTATGTTACGGTGAGGTGTGACGGCTATTTGTCGACAAAACCTAAAAGCATCCGATTCAATAAAACTTCAGGCTTTACTCTCATTTCGCGAGAAACTCGTGTAGCGGCCACCGTATCGGAATGTACCGACCAACGGCGAGCGCTCTCCATGGTTCTGAACCACGTGAATACAATGTGATTATGGATCGTAGCTTTTGTTTCCGCGTGCCAAAACTTTAACCACTACTTTAACTTTTAGTGGGCTTGCCCCTTAAAGAAAGCTGTTAAAAGGACGACGGGCGACCAAAGCTATAATCAGCTGTCATCAACTGCCAATTTAGAACAACTACTGCTCCGATAAAAATAATCTTACCAGGCTGTTGATGGACACTTCCGAATTGGGGATCTGTTGGGCGCAGCTTAAACACTGGGAAGTGCAATCTGCTCGGATTGAAGAGATCATGCACAAGATGAGCGCTAAAACGCACCACTCCATACTTCCCGACTATGTTTCTTCGGTATCTGAAATGCATAAAACAATAATcgtaataacaacaataataatcatgacCATCATCATaagactgaaaaataaagacagtCGTGTCAGGAAACATACCGTCTCTGACCATTAATGAAGACCCGCAGCCGCAAAACTGTAACCCCTCTATTAGTTTATAGCTCacctttcagttttgtttcatcCGCATTTATACTGACTGCTTTTATATCTTTTCTCTCCCCTTGAAATGCGCGAAGCTTATGTTAACTcggttttatttgtataatttgtTACTatatatgttattattttaaatagccGCAATACAATGGGTTGCGGCAAGTCCAATGGATGGTTCCATATTGGAACGCACGATGTCATCGATGTGTTCACAATACCTGCCCAGTACGCACTGTCACTTTCTTAATATTTAgccaatatatttatatttcaccgCGGATTACATCTGGAAATATCTAAAACTCGCAAAAGTAGCCTTTGACTAGGGCTCTGAAGAATCTCCACCTGAACTGCTAACGCTAACTTGAATGACTTctaaaaaacattcacatgcacGATGgataaacataaacagaaataaaagttttttacCTTAATATTATCACAATGTGTGCCTCAGTTGGTTGAATACGTAGTTAGGTTCAGAAATATGTATCAGACTCTTCTTTGTCAAGTGAATTCTCCCAGTGTATTTCAGATAGTAAGTTTGATAGGATCCAACTCTTGCTTTTGATTGTCGCGTGTCCTCTGTCTTTTTATTGACGATTGCTTCATCATGTCACTGAAGTGCATCAGAATACGTTTCCTCTTTTAGCCAATAGGAATGATCGGATGTATGAATAATCTTTCATCTCCCACCCACTTTGTCTACCTCACAcccactcatgcacacacacacacacacacacacacatccccacattcacacacatacacaaacacacgcacacacatattttctTCTCAACCTTGGAAAGAAAACCCTGATTGGTACACTATTGTGTCGGCAAATATTTACATCCTTTGCAATGTGGTTTGGAAATCTTGGTTTCGTCATTCCACTCTGGAGCAATATTAACCGGGGAAATGCCATTGTCAAGCTCGATCAAGTGAAGGTAGGCTATCTACGCAAGTGAAAGAACTTGCTGGAGCAGCGGCGTTGTACTTCAAGGCTGAATCTTCACAAACAGTGCAGATCACATTGAAAGAAGGCATGAATGGCCTGCAAGGCAATTTCATGCACTAAACTACCAACTGCGGGTATATCAACTGCCTAACACAAGCGTGTATGACCAAGATATACAATAGTAATTGGAGGATCTAAGCtgaaagatatatttttaaactaatAAAATGTGTTCCCTAATGACTGGTTTTTATGACcaatttgggtgtgtgtgtgtgtgtgggggggggggggtgagtggggggagCAAGCTAAATCCTACCAGCTATATCTTGGTCGTTCAAAGTAGAGGTAATTTTACCCTTTTTTGCCAGATGTGAAGAATAAGCCATGCTGCACTCAGTCACCTGTATCCTTTGTAACGATCTGGAAAGCAGGGTCCATCACAATTGCAATAATACCACTTCTGCCACCCAAGCACTAAAATGTGTTGTCAGAATAATCTTGGGCTCGACCTTTGACCCAAACGCTGAGATAGCACTGTCCACCGTAGAACAGGGCGTGCAGTCTCAGACACACGCTTGCACATGTGACACCTGGACCGGGAGCGCAGTTTGGATTCAGGGGCGTGAAACTCAGTTGCTCTACCATGATGAGGTTTTCTCGTTTGGAGGTAACAAAAATTCCAATCATAGAAAAAAGAATGTCGAGTTATCCAGTGCTAACCTTGAACACATAATTGTTCCATAAttgttcagtcatttttaataaCCGTTTCCATGTTACTGAGAGGAGGCATGCTCTTCCTCCAGCTGTGGCCAGAGCCTTTGCATGGTGTGTCAGCTGGGTTGATGGCTTTCGCATCAAAGACCTAGCAGCTGCAATGGAGCTCCATTCAACTGGTCACATAGCCTCTATGAGTGCCGCATAGCTCAGTGTAAACCTGCTAGCTGGCTTCCTGTGATCAAAGCACACAActcatgttcattttttcctgCATGTCTATAAAGTGGCATGTAAATAAACGGATTAAAAGctaagagagagggggg from Anguilla rostrata isolate EN2019 chromosome 11, ASM1855537v3, whole genome shotgun sequence carries:
- the LOC135234646 gene encoding proenkephalin-B-like; the encoded protein is MEWCVLALILCMISSIRADCTSQCLSCAQQIPNSEVSINSLTCTLECEGTLSSTVELDKCEKALELFSAGQGGFNDRNEQPPSASETGDQQETSIANVVKRYGGFIKRIEKNKKINSPSRENAYLKGMFAKKYGNSLRKFWERDIPELLQDTQRGDRSSEDEAAIYDDDTAINEEKRYGGFLRKFGPKRSDSGEEGGQEELQKRYGGFMRRIRPKLKWDNQKRYGGFLRRHFKVSVRSEEEPSSYENFDL